In the genome of Acidimicrobiales bacterium, one region contains:
- a CDS encoding adenylate/guanylate cyclase domain-containing protein codes for MASTDDVRDRGARAVASLQQSLSERLARLIRSDAEWAAQAVDVGLVDRAWLEDPSGNPARIAPPSEVLQRFLERTAEQRPSVLASLGLSAVQAMSLAGEVGSGPLPPTEVSVLFTDLEGFTTFTATQGDDAAAALVGDHVRWVGPVVRSRGGRVVKRLGDGLMLAFPAAEAAALAAVELVGEEPGPLRLRAGLHHGEALATADDVVGHVVNVAARLTEQAQGGEVLASVDVRQAVGDLPGIRFGRARRYRLKGLDPISACRLTAAVDGP; via the coding sequence GTGGCCTCCACCGACGACGTCCGGGACCGCGGGGCCCGGGCCGTGGCCTCCCTCCAGCAGTCGCTCAGCGAGCGGCTGGCCCGGCTGATCCGCTCCGACGCCGAGTGGGCGGCCCAGGCCGTGGACGTCGGCCTGGTCGACCGGGCCTGGCTGGAGGACCCCTCGGGCAACCCGGCCCGCATCGCCCCGCCCAGCGAGGTGCTCCAGCGCTTCCTGGAGCGGACGGCCGAGCAGCGCCCGTCGGTGCTGGCCTCGTTGGGGCTCAGCGCCGTCCAGGCCATGTCCCTGGCCGGAGAGGTGGGCTCCGGGCCCCTGCCCCCGACCGAGGTGTCGGTGCTGTTCACCGACCTGGAGGGCTTCACCACCTTCACCGCCACCCAGGGCGACGACGCCGCGGCCGCCCTGGTCGGTGACCACGTGCGCTGGGTCGGCCCGGTGGTGCGGAGCCGGGGCGGCCGGGTGGTGAAGCGCCTGGGCGACGGGCTGATGCTGGCCTTCCCCGCCGCCGAGGCCGCGGCCCTGGCCGCGGTGGAGCTGGTGGGCGAGGAGCCGGGCCCCCTGCGGCTGCGGGCCGGGTTGCACCACGGCGAGGCCCTGGCCACGGCCGATGACGTGGTGGGCCACGTGGTCAACGTGGCCGCCCGCCTCACCGAGCAGGCCCAGGGGGGCGAGGTGCTGGCCTCGGTGGACGTCCGCCAGGCGGTGGGCGACCTGCCCGGCATCCGGTTCGGCCGGGCCCGCCGCTACCGGCTGAAGGGCCTGGACCCCATCTCCGCCTGCCGGCTCACCGCCGCCGTCGACGGGCCCTGA
- the rlmB gene encoding 23S rRNA (guanosine(2251)-2'-O)-methyltransferase RlmB: MEGRQAVRELLLAGRRRVHELLVAADLDPSPVVAEILQLATDDRVPVREVSRSRLDSQARTEAPQGVLARAAPLEEHELDDLASGLVRATASGDGPPFLLLLDGLTDPGNLGALLRSASAAGVTGVVLPRHRAVHVTPTVAKAAAGAIEHLPMAVVGGLPSAVARLREAGVWVLGLDAEGARSVWEVPVPEVPVALVVGAEGAGLSRLVRQRCDEVVAIPMRGPLDSLNAATAGALACFAVARRRT; this comes from the coding sequence GTGGAGGGCCGCCAGGCGGTGCGGGAGCTGCTGCTGGCCGGGCGGCGCCGGGTCCACGAGCTGCTGGTGGCCGCCGACCTGGACCCGTCGCCGGTGGTGGCCGAGATCCTCCAGCTGGCCACCGACGACCGGGTGCCGGTCCGTGAGGTGAGCCGCAGCCGCCTCGACTCCCAGGCTCGCACCGAGGCCCCCCAGGGGGTGTTGGCCCGGGCCGCCCCCCTGGAGGAGCACGAGCTCGACGACCTGGCCTCGGGCCTGGTGCGGGCCACCGCCTCGGGCGACGGGCCCCCGTTCCTGTTGCTGCTCGACGGCCTGACCGACCCCGGGAACCTGGGGGCGCTGCTGCGCTCGGCCTCGGCGGCCGGGGTGACCGGGGTGGTGCTGCCCCGGCACCGGGCCGTGCACGTGACCCCCACGGTGGCCAAGGCCGCGGCCGGGGCCATCGAGCACCTGCCCATGGCCGTGGTCGGCGGACTGCCCAGTGCGGTGGCCCGCCTGCGGGAGGCCGGGGTGTGGGTGCTGGGCCTCGACGCCGAGGGGGCCCGCTCGGTGTGGGAGGTACCGGTGCCGGAGGTGCCGGTGGCCCTGGTTGTGGGGGCCGAGGGGGCCGGGCTGTCCCGCCTGGTCCGCCAGCGCTGCGACGAGGTGGTGGCCATCCCCATGCGAGGGCCGCTGGACAGCCTCAACGCGGCCACCGCCGGCGCCCTGGCCTGCTTCGCGGTGGCTCGCCGTCGAACGTGA
- the egtD gene encoding L-histidine N(alpha)-methyltransferase, translated as MTDPPHPASPAAAPSSPAGAPDPGPTPATAPAPALASAARAETLAESVRRTLTDEPQRWLSPKWFYDDLGSVLFDAITRLPEYYPTRRERAILQARATEIATASGADTLVELGSGTSEKTRLLLDAFTATGQLRRFCPLDVSGTTLAAAAEVIAAAHPGLEVHPVEGDFLHDLDRIPAGGRRLVVFLGGTIGNLTPEEQGRFLDRVSATLAPGDGLLLGTDLVKDVERLLAAYDDAVGVTAAFDRNVLAVLNRELGADFDLPHWRHESRWDAERERVEMHLVAAAGQLVHIPGAGLEIKVEEGESIQTEISSKFRVDRLPALLAPAGFDVASTWTDPDGDFALTLAVRR; from the coding sequence GTGACCGACCCGCCCCACCCCGCGTCCCCCGCCGCGGCCCCGTCCTCCCCGGCCGGTGCACCGGACCCCGGTCCCACCCCTGCCACCGCGCCGGCCCCGGCGTTGGCGTCGGCGGCCCGGGCCGAGACGCTGGCCGAGAGCGTGCGCCGGACCCTCACCGACGAGCCGCAACGCTGGCTGTCGCCCAAGTGGTTCTACGACGACCTGGGCAGCGTGCTGTTCGACGCCATCACCCGGCTGCCCGAGTACTACCCGACCCGCCGCGAGCGGGCCATCCTGCAGGCCCGGGCCACCGAGATCGCCACCGCCTCCGGGGCCGACACCCTGGTCGAGCTGGGGTCGGGCACCTCGGAGAAGACCCGGCTGCTGCTCGACGCCTTCACCGCCACCGGGCAGCTCCGGCGCTTCTGCCCCCTCGACGTCAGCGGCACCACCCTGGCCGCGGCGGCCGAGGTCATCGCCGCCGCCCACCCGGGGCTGGAGGTCCACCCCGTGGAGGGCGACTTCCTCCACGACCTGGACCGCATCCCGGCCGGGGGCCGGCGCCTGGTGGTGTTCCTGGGCGGCACCATCGGCAACCTCACCCCCGAGGAGCAGGGTCGCTTCCTGGACCGGGTGTCGGCCACCCTGGCCCCGGGCGACGGGCTGCTGCTGGGCACCGACCTGGTCAAGGACGTCGAGCGCCTGCTGGCCGCCTACGACGACGCCGTCGGCGTCACGGCCGCCTTCGACCGCAACGTGCTGGCCGTGCTCAACCGGGAGCTGGGCGCGGACTTCGACCTGCCCCACTGGCGCCACGAGTCCCGCTGGGACGCCGAGCGGGAGCGGGTGGAGATGCACCTGGTGGCCGCCGCCGGCCAGCTCGTGCACATCCCCGGGGCCGGGTTGGAGATCAAGGTCGAGGAGGGCGAGAGCATCCAGACCGAGATCTCGTCCAAGTTCCGGGTCGACCGCCTGCCCGCCCTGCTGGCCCCGGCCGGCTTCGACGTGGCCTCCACCTGGACCGATCCCGACGGGGACTTCGCCCTGACCCTGGCCGTCCGCCGTTGA
- a CDS encoding sigma-70 family RNA polymerase sigma factor produces the protein MSFRHTSLSVAPDAELARLFQEGDADALDVLLARYRRFARSRSRSYYLVGGDADDLEQEALIGLYKAVRDYRPDHEVAFRPFAELCITRQLLSAIKTANRHKHQPLNTSVSFHGTRDRAEDEGRALEDRLPGPAATDDPAERLVGDEQVGILAGAMVAELSELELEVLRLYVAGRSYVEIADHVGRHAKSVDNAVQRIKRKLGRSLVQYEAAALC, from the coding sequence ATGTCGTTCCGCCACACCTCCCTGTCCGTCGCCCCGGACGCCGAGCTGGCCCGTCTCTTCCAGGAGGGGGACGCGGATGCCCTCGACGTGCTCCTGGCCCGCTACCGGCGCTTCGCCCGGTCCCGCTCCCGCAGCTACTACCTGGTGGGCGGGGACGCGGATGACCTCGAGCAGGAGGCCCTGATCGGCTTGTACAAGGCCGTGCGCGACTACCGGCCCGACCACGAGGTGGCTTTCCGGCCCTTCGCCGAGCTGTGCATCACCCGCCAGCTCCTGAGCGCCATCAAGACCGCCAACCGCCACAAGCACCAGCCCCTCAACACGTCGGTCTCGTTCCACGGCACCCGGGACCGGGCCGAGGACGAGGGGCGGGCCCTGGAGGACCGGCTCCCCGGGCCGGCCGCCACCGACGACCCGGCCGAGCGCCTGGTGGGCGACGAGCAGGTCGGCATCCTGGCCGGGGCCATGGTGGCCGAGCTTTCGGAGCTGGAGCTGGAGGTGCTGCGCCTCTACGTGGCCGGCCGCTCCTACGTCGAGATCGCCGACCACGTCGGCCGCCACGCCAAGTCGGTCGACAACGCCGTACAGCGCATCAAGCGGAAGCTGGGCCGCAGCCTGGTCCAGTACGAGGCCGCCGCCCTCTGCTGA
- the egtB gene encoding ergothioneine biosynthesis protein EgtB, with protein sequence MTPPSTPVAEAPTAGLDTHYSAVRDLTEALAAPLGPEDQTVQTMADVSPTKWHRAHTTWFFETFVLEAHQPGYRPVDEAYRFLFNSYYEAVGARHPRAERGHITRPTVDQVAAYRAEVDTSMEAVLSTDITDAVGALVTLGLHHEQQHQELLLMDIKHVLAANPLRPAYLASGPAAAPDPGPLRWVDRPGGRVEVGHAGPGFAYDNEGPRHEALLVPHRLGDRLVTNGEWRAFMDDGGYRRPELWLSDGWATVGAQRWEAPLYWEQVGDEWHEFTLAGRHAVDPARPVVHVSHFEADAYARWTGARLPTEQEWEAAVAAQPHVEPAFALDGPHPRSVAPTDGGPVRQAFGEVWQWTSSPYVGFPGFAPAVGAVGEYNGKFMSGQVVLRGSSCATPPAHARLTYRNFFPPTARWAFSGVRLAADA encoded by the coding sequence ATGACGCCACCGAGCACCCCCGTCGCCGAGGCCCCGACCGCCGGCCTCGACACGCACTACAGCGCGGTGCGCGACCTGACCGAGGCGCTGGCCGCGCCGCTGGGCCCGGAGGACCAGACGGTGCAGACCATGGCCGACGTCAGCCCGACCAAGTGGCACCGGGCCCACACCACCTGGTTCTTCGAGACCTTCGTGCTCGAGGCCCACCAGCCCGGCTACCGGCCGGTCGACGAGGCCTACCGGTTCCTGTTCAACTCGTACTACGAGGCGGTCGGGGCCCGGCACCCCCGGGCCGAGCGGGGCCACATCACCCGGCCCACCGTGGACCAGGTCGCCGCCTACCGGGCCGAGGTCGACACCTCCATGGAGGCCGTCCTCTCCACCGACATCACCGACGCGGTGGGGGCCCTGGTCACCCTGGGGCTCCACCACGAGCAGCAGCACCAGGAGCTGTTGCTCATGGACATCAAGCACGTGCTGGCGGCCAACCCGCTGCGCCCGGCCTACCTGGCCTCGGGCCCGGCCGCGGCCCCCGACCCGGGCCCGCTGCGCTGGGTCGACCGCCCCGGCGGCCGGGTCGAGGTGGGCCACGCCGGCCCGGGCTTCGCCTACGACAACGAGGGCCCCCGCCACGAGGCCCTGCTGGTCCCCCACCGCCTGGGCGACCGGCTGGTCACCAACGGCGAGTGGCGGGCCTTCATGGACGACGGCGGCTACCGGCGGCCCGAGCTGTGGCTGTCCGACGGCTGGGCCACCGTGGGGGCCCAGCGGTGGGAGGCGCCGCTGTACTGGGAGCAGGTGGGCGACGAGTGGCACGAGTTCACGCTGGCCGGCCGCCACGCCGTCGACCCGGCCCGCCCGGTGGTGCACGTCAGCCACTTCGAGGCCGACGCCTACGCCCGCTGGACCGGCGCCCGCCTGCCCACCGAGCAGGAGTGGGAGGCGGCGGTGGCGGCCCAGCCCCACGTCGAGCCGGCCTTCGCCCTCGACGGCCCCCACCCCCGGAGCGTGGCCCCCACCGACGGCGGGCCGGTGCGCCAGGCCTTCGGCGAGGTGTGGCAGTGGACCTCCAGCCCGTACGTCGGCTTCCCCGGCTTCGCCCCCGCCGTGGGCGCCGTGGGCGAGTACAACGGCAAGTTCATGAGCGGCCAGGTGGTCCTGCGGGGCTCCAGCTGCGCCACGCCCCCGGCCCACGCCCGGCTGACCTACCGCAACTTCTTCCCCCCCACGGCCCGCTGGGCCTTCTCCGGCGTGCGCCTGGCCGCCGACGCCTGA
- a CDS encoding 2-C-methyl-D-erythritol 4-phosphate cytidylyltransferase: protein MSAPPPAPPGAGTGPGGASDAAPAPVWAVVVAAGGGTRFGGPKQYAPLGDRRVVDWSLGAARAATDGVVLVVPPDRAATAEPGADVVVAGGATRSASVRAGLAAVPAEAEVVVVHDGARPLAGPSLYGAVVAAVRDGADAAVPGVALVDSVRRRDGGAVDRDELVAVQTPQAFAAAALRAAHASGGEASDDATLVERAGGKVVVVPGDPANLKVTHPADVDVAARHLGLVP, encoded by the coding sequence ATGTCCGCCCCGCCCCCCGCCCCCCCCGGCGCCGGAACCGGCCCGGGCGGCGCGTCGGACGCCGCGCCGGCGCCGGTGTGGGCCGTGGTGGTGGCGGCCGGAGGGGGCACCCGCTTCGGGGGGCCCAAGCAGTACGCCCCCCTGGGCGACCGCCGGGTGGTGGACTGGAGCCTGGGCGCGGCCCGGGCCGCCACCGACGGCGTGGTGCTGGTGGTGCCGCCCGACCGGGCGGCCACGGCCGAGCCCGGGGCCGACGTGGTGGTGGCCGGGGGGGCGACCCGCTCGGCGTCGGTGCGGGCCGGCCTGGCCGCGGTGCCGGCCGAGGCCGAGGTGGTGGTGGTGCACGACGGGGCCCGCCCCCTGGCCGGGCCGTCGCTCTACGGCGCGGTGGTGGCCGCGGTGCGGGACGGGGCCGATGCCGCCGTGCCCGGCGTGGCGCTGGTCGACAGCGTCCGGCGCCGCGACGGCGGGGCGGTGGACCGAGACGAGCTGGTGGCGGTCCAGACCCCCCAGGCCTTCGCGGCGGCCGCCCTGCGGGCCGCCCACGCATCCGGCGGCGAGGCCAGCGACGATGCCACCCTGGTGGAGCGGGCGGGTGGGAAGGTGGTGGTCGTGCCCGGTGATCCCGCCAACCTCAAGGTCACGCACCCGGCCGACGTCGACGTGGCCGCCCGCCACCTGGGCCTGGTGCCCTGA
- a CDS encoding Ig-like domain repeat protein, translating to MAEAFSLSLVEGELLIRDADEPYALENPTSIAGTVDGGAGGTGAITGADFTTPTVSFEQEALGLPVKIDATFTPVAATSSTGSIDAEGNVLFQTALTVDLHIDVSHGAIVTDCRSTPVNLTFNSTAPHDSDTGRVTLTDPDFTIPPVVTGSGCNPAVGDAVNEQLAGGGHSLTLTLQGPLARPTPPECRTLATLAVDPGGESRFGTPVTLTATVAIDPTHATDPACDGAPAHPAGFVDLFDGTTIVGTVPLAGGTAVLTTDDLPAGPRALTAGYRGEAPYAKATSQPVSHLVAADPALVPALPAHVEIGTPAVPFDVEVTNTGFGRSLANARLDLTIRRPQGSSTFTPSEVTLEHQDDAGDWQPVTLTASAVVTVGGTVGETTGFPLAVGQTRTITLRLAFAAGTSPGPLDATFELVEVDPLDGAEVQTLSTATLGTTMVEAARRPSTTGFGNPLSRGPVDPHTVSQGHTILVPNLNVGPQVGGVRPAGHVEYFIDGRRVPARPSLGLPLEAGWLDRVPLPTASLNAVLNVPVDIGLGAHELRVKYSGDALFLPSQNAATFHVVAAVGTTYACTYEAVAVKTFNVTLTAQANMPRVAAGGTPTPLDHVAVRMSTDRGRSGIETFNEVFSTSSSTVPVSNPGGVTAVEYDLGPGTGTATSTTHTLGTLLPASPNPAAAADVNQWVDFGGSTGSLTLDGDPGQAHEIALESLIVRGTNPSSNLPLVVTCRPATEAIPLGTITQAGTSLTVAPDAPVRQGTAVTLSATVAPVTSGGMVEFRDGDTTIGVVPVASDGTATMSTTTLDEGIRSLSARYFGGLAVAPTSETVPYAVLPRHECTTFAEEGHGRTVRLVYLELLGRCPDQAGYDHWVARLAGGTTQEAFARTIARTPEAVGRVVDDAYATMLGRPADTEGRAFWTTRLRGHGRYDQLLADLGASGEFRRLAGSTDSGFITRVYERLLGRAPDAAGFEHWNDRLDAGASPRALILTIANLGEPLRRLVTSSYDEILDRAPVGAEITSGIAHLRGTGDRSGLYAQLIGTPEFAQRAQDLSNPED from the coding sequence GTGGCAGAGGCGTTCAGCCTCTCCCTGGTCGAGGGCGAGCTCCTCATCCGCGACGCCGACGAGCCCTACGCGCTGGAGAACCCCACCTCCATCGCCGGCACCGTGGACGGAGGCGCCGGGGGCACCGGTGCCATCACTGGAGCCGACTTCACCACCCCGACGGTGTCCTTCGAACAGGAGGCCCTCGGGCTCCCGGTGAAGATCGACGCCACCTTCACCCCGGTCGCCGCCACGTCGAGCACGGGGTCCATCGACGCCGAGGGCAACGTCCTGTTCCAGACCGCGCTCACCGTCGACCTCCACATCGACGTCTCCCACGGGGCCATCGTGACCGACTGCCGCTCGACGCCGGTCAACCTCACGTTCAACTCGACCGCTCCCCACGACTCCGACACCGGGCGAGTCACCCTGACCGACCCCGACTTCACCATCCCCCCTGTCGTCACGGGCTCCGGGTGCAACCCAGCGGTCGGTGATGCGGTCAACGAGCAGCTCGCCGGTGGGGGCCACTCCCTGACCCTCACCCTCCAGGGGCCCCTGGCCCGGCCCACCCCCCCGGAGTGCAGGACCCTCGCCACCCTCGCCGTCGACCCCGGCGGCGAGTCGCGGTTCGGCACGCCGGTCACCCTGACCGCCACCGTGGCCATCGACCCCACCCACGCCACCGACCCGGCCTGCGACGGCGCGCCGGCCCACCCGGCCGGGTTCGTGGACCTCTTCGACGGGACCACCATCGTCGGCACCGTCCCCCTCGCCGGCGGCACCGCGGTGCTGACCACCGACGACCTCCCGGCCGGCCCCCGCGCCCTCACCGCCGGCTACCGGGGCGAGGCCCCCTACGCCAAGGCCACCTCCCAGCCGGTCTCCCACCTGGTGGCCGCCGACCCCGCCCTGGTGCCCGCCCTCCCCGCCCACGTCGAGATCGGCACCCCGGCCGTCCCGTTCGACGTCGAGGTGACCAACACCGGCTTCGGCCGATCCCTCGCCAACGCCCGCCTCGACCTCACCATCCGACGCCCCCAGGGCAGCAGCACCTTCACCCCGAGCGAGGTGACGTTGGAGCACCAGGACGACGCCGGTGATTGGCAGCCGGTCACCCTCACCGCGTCCGCGGTCGTGACCGTGGGCGGCACCGTCGGCGAGACGACCGGCTTCCCGCTGGCCGTCGGGCAGACCAGGACCATCACCCTCCGGTTGGCCTTCGCGGCCGGCACCTCCCCGGGGCCACTCGACGCCACCTTCGAACTGGTGGAGGTCGACCCCCTCGATGGCGCCGAGGTCCAGACGCTGTCCACGGCCACCCTGGGCACCACCATGGTCGAGGCCGCTCGCCGGCCCAGCACCACCGGCTTCGGGAACCCACTCTCGCGAGGGCCGGTCGACCCCCACACGGTGAGCCAGGGCCACACCATCCTGGTGCCCAACCTGAACGTCGGGCCGCAGGTCGGCGGGGTCCGCCCCGCCGGGCACGTGGAGTACTTCATCGACGGGCGCCGCGTGCCGGCCCGCCCCTCGCTCGGCCTGCCGCTCGAGGCCGGCTGGCTCGACCGGGTGCCGCTGCCCACCGCCTCCCTGAACGCGGTGCTCAACGTGCCGGTCGACATCGGACTCGGCGCCCACGAGCTGCGGGTCAAGTACTCCGGCGACGCCCTCTTCCTGCCCAGCCAGAACGCGGCCACCTTCCACGTCGTCGCCGCGGTGGGCACCACCTACGCCTGCACCTACGAGGCAGTGGCGGTGAAGACCTTCAACGTCACCCTCACCGCCCAGGCCAACATGCCCCGCGTCGCCGCAGGGGGCACGCCGACCCCGCTCGACCACGTGGCGGTGCGGATGTCCACCGACCGGGGCCGCTCGGGCATCGAGACCTTCAACGAGGTGTTCTCCACCTCCAGCTCGACGGTCCCCGTCTCCAACCCCGGTGGGGTCACCGCGGTGGAGTACGACTTGGGCCCCGGCACCGGGACCGCCACCAGCACCACCCACACCCTGGGCACCCTCCTCCCCGCCAGCCCCAACCCGGCGGCGGCGGCCGACGTCAACCAGTGGGTCGACTTCGGGGGCTCCACCGGCTCCCTGACCCTCGACGGCGACCCGGGCCAAGCCCACGAGATCGCCCTCGAGTCCCTGATCGTCCGGGGCACCAACCCGTCCTCGAACCTGCCCCTGGTGGTCACCTGCCGCCCGGCCACCGAAGCCATCCCCCTCGGCACCATCACCCAGGCCGGCACCTCGCTCACCGTCGCCCCCGACGCCCCGGTCCGCCAGGGCACCGCCGTCACCCTCTCGGCCACGGTGGCCCCGGTGACCTCCGGCGGGATGGTCGAGTTCCGTGACGGTGACACCACCATCGGGGTCGTTCCGGTGGCCAGCGACGGCACGGCCACGATGTCCACTACCACCCTGGACGAGGGGATACGGAGCCTCTCGGCCCGGTACTTTGGCGGGCTCGCCGTGGCCCCCACCTCCGAGACCGTGCCCTATGCGGTGTTGCCCCGGCACGAGTGCACGACCTTCGCCGAGGAGGGCCACGGGCGCACGGTGCGTCTGGTGTACCTGGAGCTGCTGGGACGCTGCCCCGACCAGGCCGGCTACGACCACTGGGTGGCCCGCCTGGCCGGCGGCACCACCCAGGAGGCCTTCGCCCGCACCATCGCCCGCACCCCCGAAGCGGTGGGCCGAGTCGTCGACGACGCCTATGCGACCATGCTCGGCCGCCCCGCCGACACCGAAGGCCGAGCCTTCTGGACCACCCGCCTCCGCGGCCACGGCCGCTACGACCAGCTCCTCGCCGACCTCGGCGCATCCGGTGAGTTCCGCCGCCTGGCCGGCTCCACCGACAGCGGGTTCATCACCCGGGTCTACGAACGGCTCCTGGGCCGCGCCCCCGACGCCGCCGGGTTCGAGCACTGGAACGACCGCCTGGACGCCGGGGCCTCACCGAGGGCGCTGATCCTCACCATCGCCAACCTCGGTGAACCACTGCGCCGCCTCGTGACCTCGTCCTATGACGAGATCCTCGACCGGGCGCCGGTCGGCGCGGAGATCACCAGCGGCATCGCCCACCTCCGTGGCACCGGTGACCGCTCCGGCCTCTACGCCCAGCTCATCGGCACCCCCGAGTTCGCGCAGCGGGCCCAGGATCTCTCCAACCCCGAGGACTGA
- a CDS encoding formate dehydrogenase accessory sulfurtransferase FdhD, with the protein MAHSRTRRVLVRRHDGESSRRAPDEVAVEEPLEIRLDGHLVTTTMRTPGDDHDLAVGFVHAEGLLDGARLDGVRSCGLGLDERAAFNVVDVSTGGTAAVPTPRLAPTTSACGVCGAADVEALLARLAPLSGTPAIPVPVLAAMAHRVRPAQELFAATGGTHAAAAFTPDGEPVVVREDVGRHNAVDKVVGRLRRDEALPATGLGLYVSGRAGFEIVQKAWAAGLGTVVAVGAPTSLAVEVARQAGLTLAAFLRPGGLNVYAPG; encoded by the coding sequence GTGGCCCACTCCCGGACGCGCCGTGTCCTCGTCCGCCGCCACGACGGCGAGAGCTCCCGGCGGGCCCCCGACGAGGTGGCGGTGGAGGAACCGCTGGAGATCCGCCTCGACGGCCACCTGGTGACCACCACCATGCGCACCCCGGGTGACGACCACGACCTGGCCGTCGGCTTCGTCCACGCCGAGGGGCTGCTGGACGGGGCCCGGCTGGACGGGGTGCGCTCCTGCGGCCTCGGGTTGGACGAGCGGGCCGCCTTCAACGTGGTCGACGTGTCCACCGGCGGCACCGCAGCCGTGCCCACCCCCCGCCTGGCCCCCACCACGTCGGCCTGCGGCGTGTGCGGGGCGGCCGACGTGGAGGCCCTCCTGGCCCGCCTGGCCCCCCTCTCGGGGACGCCGGCCATCCCGGTGCCGGTGCTGGCCGCCATGGCCCACCGGGTGCGGCCGGCCCAGGAGCTGTTCGCGGCCACCGGCGGCACCCACGCCGCCGCCGCCTTCACCCCCGACGGTGAGCCCGTCGTGGTCCGCGAGGACGTGGGCCGGCACAACGCCGTCGACAAGGTGGTGGGCCGGCTCCGCCGCGACGAGGCCCTGCCGGCCACCGGCCTCGGGCTCTACGTGTCGGGCCGGGCCGGCTTCGAGATCGTGCAGAAGGCGTGGGCCGCGGGGCTGGGCACCGTGGTGGCGGTGGGGGCGCCGACGTCGCTGGCCGTCGAGGTGGCCCGCCAGGCCGGCCTCACCCTGGCCGCCTTCCTGCGGCCCGGCGGCCTCAACGTCTACGCCCCGGGCTGA
- a CDS encoding Crp/Fnr family transcriptional regulator, whose protein sequence is MAEIPLLRDVPLLTDLSDEEMAEVEAATTTTDLLRNDLLFAEDAPPTDLHVVVSGRIAISKRSIDGRESMVALMERGDLFGEMGLFDGLGRSAEARALEASQVLTIPYTPLQAIYERRPDLLWGVVRLLAGRLRSTDTALADSVFLDVTGRTAKRLLELAGEDDEFVLPITQEELAGMVGASRERVNKAIASFVRLGWIDQRERRYRILNRVELERRAR, encoded by the coding sequence GTGGCCGAGATCCCCCTGCTCCGCGACGTCCCCCTCCTGACCGACCTCTCCGACGAGGAGATGGCCGAGGTCGAGGCGGCGACGACGACCACCGACCTGCTCCGCAACGACCTCCTCTTCGCCGAGGACGCCCCCCCGACCGACCTGCACGTGGTGGTCAGCGGACGCATCGCCATCTCCAAGCGCTCGATCGACGGCCGCGAGTCGATGGTGGCCCTCATGGAGCGGGGCGACCTGTTCGGTGAGATGGGCCTGTTCGACGGGTTGGGGCGCTCGGCCGAGGCCCGGGCCCTGGAGGCCTCACAGGTCCTGACCATCCCCTACACGCCGCTGCAGGCCATCTACGAGCGCCGGCCCGACCTGCTGTGGGGCGTGGTGCGGCTGCTGGCCGGCCGCCTCCGCAGCACCGACACCGCGCTGGCCGACTCGGTGTTCCTGGACGTCACCGGGCGCACGGCCAAGCGCCTGCTGGAGCTGGCCGGCGAGGACGACGAGTTCGTCCTGCCCATCACCCAGGAGGAGCTGGCCGGCATGGTCGGCGCCTCCCGGGAGAGGGTCAACAAGGCCATCGCCAGCTTCGTGCGCCTGGGGTGGATCGACCAGCGGGAGCGCCGCTACCGCATCCTCAACCGCGTCGAGCTCGAGCGCCGCGCCCGCTGA
- the ispF gene encoding 2-C-methyl-D-erythritol 2,4-cyclodiphosphate synthase — MQVRVGQGVDLHPWSDDPGRRLVLGGVELPGPGLAGHSDADAVAHACADALLGAAGLGDIGQHFPDTDARWAGADSVALLAEAARRVRAEGWEPGNVHCSVVLDAPRLAPVRDDMADRLSAAVGAPVTVTGRRSEGIGAVGRGEGVVALAVAVVTRP; from the coding sequence ATGCAGGTGCGCGTGGGCCAGGGGGTCGACCTCCACCCGTGGAGCGACGACCCCGGGCGGCGCCTGGTCCTCGGGGGCGTCGAGCTGCCGGGCCCGGGGCTGGCCGGCCACAGCGACGCCGACGCCGTGGCCCACGCCTGCGCCGACGCCCTGCTGGGGGCGGCCGGCCTGGGCGACATCGGGCAGCACTTCCCCGACACCGACGCGCGGTGGGCCGGGGCCGACAGCGTGGCCCTGCTGGCCGAGGCCGCCCGGCGGGTCCGGGCCGAGGGCTGGGAGCCGGGCAACGTCCACTGCTCGGTGGTGCTCGACGCGCCTCGCCTGGCCCCCGTGCGCGACGACATGGCGGACCGGTTGAGCGCCGCGGTGGGGGCTCCGGTCACCGTCACCGGGCGCCGCAGCGAGGGCATCGGCGCCGTGGGCCGGGGCGAGGGCGTGGTGGCGTTGGCCGTGGCGGTGGTGACCCGCCCGTGA